In the genome of Streptomyces sp. NBC_00259, the window TTCGAGGTGCTCAACATCGCGTACGAGTGCGTCCACCAGCGGGCCCATCTCGCCGAGGACCGGCTGCTCGTGGAGATCCTCGGACCGGACGGGCAGCCGGTGCCGGACGGCACCGAGGGGCGGGTGGTGGTGACCGCGTTCATGGAGCGCGCGATGCCGCTGATCCGCTACGACCTGGGCGACGTGGGCCGGATCGACACCGACCCGTGCCCCTGCGGCCGTCGCTTCAGGACCCTGCGGCTGACCGCGGGCCGCGTCAACGACGCGGTGCTGCTGCCCACCGGCCGCCAGCTGTACCCGGACACCTTCCTGCATCTGGCCGCGACCTTCCCCGGCATCGCCGAGTGCAGCGTCGTGCAGAGCCGCGAGGGCGCGGTCCGGCTGAACGTGGTCCCGTCCACGCCGCTGTCCCGCACCGCATGGGACGAACTGACCGCAGCGGTACGGGAACGCCTGCTCACCGTGGCCGGCTGCGACTTCCCCCTGGAGGTCGTCCGCACGGACAGCATCGAGATCACCGGAGGCGGCAAGGGCCGCTTCGTCACCTCCGACGCGGTGGTCCCCCGGCCGGCCCACTCCGCGCCGGCATGACGGCGCCGTCCGGCGGGCCGGGCCGGCGCCCCACCGCCCGGTCGCTGGCCTCCCTGCTCGCCGGACGCACCGCCTTCCGGCTGGCGCTGCTCGGGACCAACGCCGCACTGCTGGCGAGCTGGGGGGAGGGGACGTACGAGCCCTACGCCGCGGCCATGGGCACGGCACAGGTGCTCACGACCCTCACCACGCTCGGCATCGAGAAGTCCGCGCTGAAACTCGTGCCCAGGGCACGGCGCACCGGGCCCCAGCTCATCACCGTCCTGCTGGTGTCCGCGCTGCTGCTCGCCGGCGCGGCCGTGCTCTGGCTGGGCTGCGCGGCGCTGTTCCTCCCGGCCGGGGACACGGGCATGCTGAGGCTGCTCGCAGGTCTCTACGCCGCGCTCCTCGGACTGAACACCGTGCTGGTCGGGCTCTGCCGGGCACTGGACAGGAACCGTGCCGACGTCCTGAACTTCGCGATCCTGTCGCTGGTCATCGCCACCGGTGCCGGGGGAGCGAGCCTGCTGGGCTGGGGGCCCGTGGCCTTCACCGGCTGGATACTCGCCGGCACCGCCCTGCTCAACCTGGCCCACCTGCCGGCCCTGTACCGGGCCACCCGCCGGCCGGTGCGCCGCGGGATCACCCGGCCCGTGGTGTCCACCTCCGTGCTGATGGCCTGCGGTGACATCGCGGCCGCCGGCACGGTCAGCCTCCTCTTCGCGATGCTCGGCGCCTCACGGCACCACGAACAGACCGGCCATCTGTATCTGATGGTCCTCGCCTCGTCCGTGCTGCTGAACGGCTTCGGCTATCTGATGCGGCTCTTCCAGCCGCATGTGTCCCTGACCCTCCGGTCGGTGGACCCCGCCTCGCTGGACCGCCGGGTGGTACGGCGTCTGCTGCCCGTCGCCGCCGTCGGAGCGGTGTGGACCGCACTGGCCCTGTGGCTGGCACGGTCGGCCGAACAGGCCGCGCTCGTACCGTCGTCGGTGGCCGTCCTGCTGCTGTACGTGCTGTGCGTCCCGCTGTTCTTCGCCGTCGGCAGCCTCAACTACCTGCTGGAGAACGCGACCTCCCGCACCCTGCGGGCCACCGCGGTGAGCGCGCTGGGCGGACTGGTCTGCGCCGTCCTGCTCGGCCTGGTTCTCGTACCGGCCCTGGGCGCGCTCGGCGCGGTGACCGCCCTCGCCTCGGGAGAGGTGGCCCACGCCGTGCTGGCGCGCCTCCTGCTCCGGAGCCGTCTTCGCGGCCCCGCGACGCCGTCCGCGGGCGCTTGCGCGTCCCGTACGACCGCGTCCCGTACGACCGCGTCCCGTACGACCGTCTCTCGCGCGACCGCGTCCACCACCCCCGCACCCACCATGCCCACCGCGCCGACCGCGGTGCCGACCGACCTTGGAGCCTCATGATGAACGACCTTCCGCCGCGCCCCGCGGGAACGCCCGCCTGGCGCGGCATCGTCTATCCCCTGCTGATCTCCGCCGTGGCCGTCGGTGTGCTCGTCGCCGTCCTGGGGTTCGGCCTCGGGGTGCCGGATCCCGGCGGGGCGGGTGGTGCGGGCGGCGGGCCGCCCTCCGGAGGCACGCACGTCAGCGAAACGGTGCTGCGGGTCGTCGCCGCACTCGCCGCGGTGGCCGCGGTCGCCACCGCGGGCGGCTGGCTGGCCCGCAAGCTGGGCCAGCCCCCGGTCATCGGGGAGATCGCCACGGGCCTGCTGCTCGGACCGTCCTTCCTGGCCGGACTGCTCCCCGGCTCGGTCGAACTGTTCTTCCCCACGGCGGCGAAGCCGCTCCTCGGGCTGCTCGCCCAGGTCGGCCTGATCCTCTTCATGTTCGCCGTCGGTTCCGAGTTCGACGCCTCCCAACTGCGCCGCAGCGGCCGGATCGTGGGCGCGGTCAGCCAGGGCAGCATGATCATTCCCTTTGTGCTGGGCGTGCTGTCCGCGGCCCTGGTGTACCGGGAGTTCGCCGCGGGCGGCATCGGGTTCGTCCCCTTCGCACTCTTCCTCGGGACGGCGATGAGCATCACCGCCTTCCCCGTGCTCGCCCGCATCGTCCAGGAGTCGGGCCTCGCCCGCCATCCGCTGGGCACCATGGCCATGACCTGCGCCGCCGCCTGCGACGTGATCGCCTGGGGCGCCCTCGCCACCGCCATGGCCGTGGCGAGCGCGGGCAGCATCTGGGGTGCGGGCGGCACCGTGCTGCTCGCCGCGGGGTTCGCCGCCGTCGTGCTGATCGCCGGTCGCCCCCTGGTGCGCGCCGCCGACCAGTGGGCGGACCGGGCCCGGGTGTCGTCCGCGGCCCGGCTGCTCGCCCTGCTGCTGCTCGCCTTCTCGCTGGCCTGGCTCACCGACCTGATCGGCGTCCACTCGATATTCGGCGCCTTCCTGGCCGGAACGCTGGTACCGCACCGCAAGGGATCCGCGCTCACCGCCGTGCAGACCCGGCTCGACTCCGTGAACCGCAGGCTGCTGCTGCCGCTGTTCTTCGTGTCCGTCGGCATGACCGTGGACCTCACCCAGGTGACCGGACACGCCGGTCTGCTGCTGGCCGGGGCCGTCGCGGTCGTCACCGCCGTCGTGGGCAAGCTCGCCGGGACCACCGTCACCGCGCGGGCGGCGGGGCTGCCCTGGCGGCTGTCGCTCGGACTCGGCGTGCTGCTGAACGCCCGCGGTGTGACCGAGATCGTCGTGCTCCGTGCCGGTCTGGACGCCGGGCTCATCAACCAGAACGCGTTCACCGTGCTGGTCGTGATGGCGGTGCTGACCACGGTGATGACCGGACCCGCGTTGCATCTGCTGAAGCTCTCCCGCCGGCCCGGCGCCGGCTCCGTCCACGAAGGCACCACACCCGCGTCCCCCGCCCCGGCGGACACCGCCTCCGCCACCCCCGCCAAGGAAATGGAACCCGCATGAACCTCGACTCCCCCGCCCCCGTCTCCCTCGTCACCGGAGGCGCCGGCTTCATCGGATCCCATGTGGCGCGTGAACTGCTCGCCGCCGGCCACCGGGTGATCGTCCTCGACGACCTCAGCGGAGGCGTGCACGGCAATGTCCCCGACGGCGCCGAGTTCCGGCACGGCAGCGTCTGCGATCCCGAGGTGGTCGACGCCGTCTTCGCCGCCCATCGCGTCGACTACGTCTTCCACCTCGCCGCGTACGCCGCCGAGGGACTGAGCCACTTCATCAAGCGCTTCAACTACATGAACAACGTGGTCGGCAGCGTCAACCTCATCAACGCGGCCGTCAACGCGGGCACGGTCAAGTGCTTCGTCTTCACCTCGTCCATCGCGGTCTACGGCGCCAACCAGCTGCCGATGAGCGAGGACCTCGTACCCGCGCCCGAGGACCCGTACGGCATCGCGAAGTTCTCCGTCGAACAGGAACTCCGCGTCACGCACGAGATGTTCGGCATGCCCTACATCATCTTCAGGCCGCACAACGTCTACGGCGAGTACCAGAACATCGGCGACCGCTACCGCAACGTCATCGGCATCTTCATGAACCAGGCGCTGCGCGGCGAGCCCTTCACGGTCTTCGGCGACGGCGAACAGACCCGCGCCTTCAGCTACATCAAGGACGTGGCGCCCGCCATCGCCCGCTCCGTGGAGACGCCCGAGGCGTACAACGAGGTCTTCAACGTCGGTGGCGACCAGGTGTACAGCGTCAACCGCATCGCGGCCGCCGTCTGCGACGCCATGGACGTGGAGCTGCGCGTCAACCACCTGCCGGAGCGCAACGAGGTGCGCGACGCCTACGCCACCCACGAGAAGGCCCACAAGGTCCTGGGCACCCCCGAGCAGCCCGTCGGCCTCGAGGAGGGCATCGGCCGCATGGCCGCATGGGTCAAGGAGGTCGGCCCGCAGGAGCCCTCGGTCTTCTCCGGTATCGAGGTGGTCCGGAACCTGCCGCCGTCCTGGCGGGCGGCGCTGGAGGAGCGCCGCGCCATCTGAAGCGGAACGCCGCCCGACGGCGAGGACAGGAATGAAGGGGACAAGGAAAACCGGGAGGAGGGACGGCTCGTGACGGCGGTCCCTCCTCCTGTTCAGCCGACCGGACCCTCCCGGTCAGTCGGCCGCTCCGGCCGGCAGTACCTTCACGACCCTGATCTTGCCGTTGGCCTCGGGTGCGATGGAGGACACCTGCTCGACGACCACGTCGAAGCCGGGAACCGCCTCCCGCACCGCCGACCCGATCCGCTCCGTCACCGAGGCGCAGGACCCGGGCGCGAGGACCACACGGACGGTGACCTGCGCCGGCCGCTCCTGAACCAGCTGCATCCGGGAGACCTCGGGGAAGTCCTGCACTCGGCTGGTGAGGAAGTCGGCATAGAACTCACGGCCGTCCTGGCCGCGGAAACGGTCCTGGCTGCGCCCCTGCACCCGGAGCACGACGGGGGTGCGCCGCCCGCAGGCGCAGTCCGCGGGCCCCACGGCCACCCGGTCGCCGAGCCGGTAGCGGATCAGCGGCATCGCCTCGCTGTGCAGCCGGGTCACCAGGATCTCGCCCTCCGCCGCGCGGATCCCGTCGACCGGCACGACGGAGCCGTCCTCCTGCTCCAGCTCGACCACGACGTCCGCGGACCGCAGATGCAGCGAGCCCAGGCGGCACGTGCGGGCGATGGTGAACACCTCGACGGACGCGTACACCTCGTGGCAGCGCGCGCCCAGATGTCCGACCACCCGCGCCCGCGCGGTCGGCGTCAGCCGCTCCCCGCCGAACAGCACCCGGCGGGCGCCCCGGTAGCGCAGGCCCCGTCGCTCCAGCTCCTCCACCACGGAGGCGATCACATGCGGGAAGCCGACCAGGAAGGTCGGCCGGGCCGCCAGGAACGCCTCGACCTGTTCGTCCAGCGTCCTGCTGGTGTCGATGTGGAAGGTGCGCAGCAGACCGAACCGCTCCAGCGGGTGCCGCAGGAAGGGAGCGACCCGGAAGTACGCGATCCGGTCCCATGGGCGCAGCCCCGTGGCCAGCATGTCGTACAGGTACGACGCCCGCAGATAGCCCAGATCGCGCTCGGAGTTGCGGATGGTGATCGGGATACCGGAGGAGCCGCTGGTGGTGCCCGCCTTGGTGTTCGCCGTGGTGAAACCGTCCGCGAGCAGGTCCTCGGGCGCCCGGTCGTGGAGTTCGGCGCGGTCCAGCGTCGGCAGCGACGGAAGGTCCTCCGGCCCCCGGAAGGCGGCCGCGGTCTCCGGCGCGATCAGCTCCCGGTAGCGCGGCACACCGGCCTGCGCGTGCCGGACCAGCCGGACCAGCCGGCGCCGCCGCTCGGGTTCGAGACGGGCCGGGTCGGCCCGCTCCAGCCGGTGGGTCCGTACGAGATTGCGCAGCACCGGCACGAGCCGCATGACGGGTGAGACGGCCGCGGTCACAGGGGTCTCCGGAGGATGGGTACGCCGTGCAGGGGGCACCGCCCGGGACCGAAGAACTCGGCACCCTCGGGCCGGACATGGACGAGCGTGGGACGGCGTCGGCGCAGCAGCGTCAGCACCGTTTCCCCGTCGAGCAGCCGCGCATGAACGCGGGACGGGTTGAGATGCAGCTCCCCGCAGGCGCCGGGGACCCCGCCGAGGTGGCCGAGCCAGGGCTCGTACCAGACCGAACCGGCGGCCGGGCGGGTCCGGGCGGCCGCCGCCAGGGTGACGCGTTCCACGGTCACCGGACCCGCCGCCACGCCCGCGAGCTGCCCGGCGTCGCCGACCACGAGCGCGTGCCCGTCCGGCACCGGGCGGCCGGTGCCGGGCCGTTCGGCGCCGGAGCGTTCGGTGCCGGAGCGTTCGGTGCCGGAGCGATCGGTACCGGACCGTTCGGCGTACCGCTCCGCGTACCGTCCGGCGTCCGCCGTGGTCGCGAGCAGCACCCGCCAGTTCGTGCCGTACGCCCGCACGGGATCGCGCAGCGCGGAGGCGATCTCGTACACGTCCCTGCCGCCGTCGGTCCGGTGTCCGGCGAGCCGCAGCGCCTCGTGCAGTTCGGCGATGTGCTCGCCGGCCGGCCGGCCGGGGTCGCGCCGCGCGAGCAGGGCCGAGCCGAGCGGCATCAGCAGATGCCGCCGCAGCTCGGCCTCGTCGCGGGTGAGCGGCGGCAGGGTCCCGGTCGCCGCGTACCGCTCCCTGTAGTGCGGCACCGTGGCCACGGCACGGCGCACGGTCCGTGCGTAGCGCTGTCGGCCGCGCATCTCAGCAGTGGGTGTTCTGGTCGTGGACGAGCATCCAGTTCCCGTCGGTGCGGGCGAAGACCAGGCTGAGCAGATAGCGCAGCTCGTACGGCTTGCCGTGCTGGTCCAGGTCCCGGTAGTCGACGGTCAGCACGGCCACCGCCGTGTCCTGGTGCACCACCGTGCGGCTGGTCTCGGTCTCCATCGTCCAGTCGGGGTCCTCGAACCAGCCCTTGTGGAAGGCCCGGATGGCGTCGGCGCCCTCCACGGTCTTCCCGTTCGGCAGGATGATCGTCGCCTCGTCGTGGACGGTGGCCATGTAGGCGTCCAGGTCGCGGGTGCGGACGGCCGCGAGATGCTGGTCGAGCGCGGTGGTGAAGTCCATGGGATCTGCTTTCGTGGTCGGTGGTCGGTGGTCGGTGGTCGGTGGTCGGTGGTCGGTGGTCGGTGGTCGGTGGTCTTGGTCGGTAGTTGATCGTGTTCGTGCGCGGGTCAGAAGGGGACGGCCACCGCGTGGCGCGGTATCGCCGTGGCGCCGAAGGACTCCTTCAGCTGCCGCATGCCGGGGCCGAGTTCGACGGCAGGCACTCCCGTGTCGATCATCCTGCTGATCTCCCTCAGGTACAGGTCGAGATAGAGATCCCGGCCGCCCGCGGATCCGGTCACCGTGGTCACCCAGCCGCCGGGCACGTCCAGCACCAGGTCGAAGGACACGGGCCGGCCGGAGCTCTTGTCGCGGTGGACGAAGTACGAGGCGCCGGAGGACCGGTTGAGCCGCTCGAAGTAGGAGGGCAGCAGCGGCACGACCCCGCCCGGGCGGCTCGTGTGCTTCATCCGGGTCAGTTGG includes:
- a CDS encoding NAD-dependent epimerase/dehydratase family protein; translated protein: MNLDSPAPVSLVTGGAGFIGSHVARELLAAGHRVIVLDDLSGGVHGNVPDGAEFRHGSVCDPEVVDAVFAAHRVDYVFHLAAYAAEGLSHFIKRFNYMNNVVGSVNLINAAVNAGTVKCFVFTSSIAVYGANQLPMSEDLVPAPEDPYGIAKFSVEQELRVTHEMFGMPYIIFRPHNVYGEYQNIGDRYRNVIGIFMNQALRGEPFTVFGDGEQTRAFSYIKDVAPAIARSVETPEAYNEVFNVGGDQVYSVNRIAAAVCDAMDVELRVNHLPERNEVRDAYATHEKAHKVLGTPEQPVGLEEGIGRMAAWVKEVGPQEPSVFSGIEVVRNLPPSWRAALEERRAI
- a CDS encoding phenylacetate--CoA ligase family protein, which gives rise to MTAAVSPVMRLVPVLRNLVRTHRLERADPARLEPERRRRLVRLVRHAQAGVPRYRELIAPETAAAFRGPEDLPSLPTLDRAELHDRAPEDLLADGFTTANTKAGTTSGSSGIPITIRNSERDLGYLRASYLYDMLATGLRPWDRIAYFRVAPFLRHPLERFGLLRTFHIDTSRTLDEQVEAFLAARPTFLVGFPHVIASVVEELERRGLRYRGARRVLFGGERLTPTARARVVGHLGARCHEVYASVEVFTIARTCRLGSLHLRSADVVVELEQEDGSVVPVDGIRAAEGEILVTRLHSEAMPLIRYRLGDRVAVGPADCACGRRTPVVLRVQGRSQDRFRGQDGREFYADFLTSRVQDFPEVSRMQLVQERPAQVTVRVVLAPGSCASVTERIGSAVREAVPGFDVVVEQVSSIAPEANGKIRVVKVLPAGAAD
- a CDS encoding YybH family protein — protein: MDFTTALDQHLAAVRTRDLDAYMATVHDEATIILPNGKTVEGADAIRAFHKGWFEDPDWTMETETSRTVVHQDTAVAVLTVDYRDLDQHGKPYELRYLLSLVFARTDGNWMLVHDQNTHC
- a CDS encoding cation:proton antiporter, whose protein sequence is MMNDLPPRPAGTPAWRGIVYPLLISAVAVGVLVAVLGFGLGVPDPGGAGGAGGGPPSGGTHVSETVLRVVAALAAVAAVATAGGWLARKLGQPPVIGEIATGLLLGPSFLAGLLPGSVELFFPTAAKPLLGLLAQVGLILFMFAVGSEFDASQLRRSGRIVGAVSQGSMIIPFVLGVLSAALVYREFAAGGIGFVPFALFLGTAMSITAFPVLARIVQESGLARHPLGTMAMTCAAACDVIAWGALATAMAVASAGSIWGAGGTVLLAAGFAAVVLIAGRPLVRAADQWADRARVSSAARLLALLLLAFSLAWLTDLIGVHSIFGAFLAGTLVPHRKGSALTAVQTRLDSVNRRLLLPLFFVSVGMTVDLTQVTGHAGLLLAGAVAVVTAVVGKLAGTTVTARAAGLPWRLSLGLGVLLNARGVTEIVVLRAGLDAGLINQNAFTVLVVMAVLTTVMTGPALHLLKLSRRPGAGSVHEGTTPASPAPADTASATPAKEMEPA